In Chelmon rostratus isolate fCheRos1 chromosome 9, fCheRos1.pri, whole genome shotgun sequence, the following proteins share a genomic window:
- the gpc2 gene encoding glypican-2, whose amino-acid sequence MDTRQSFPRYPLLVLLCTVCALSGTRSPVAAAGKSCADTRQVYAEKGYSTGTAPLTQISGEHLRLCPQDYTCCSSQMEETLALQSERDFLKAVEENSQFLLTTFTQRHRRFDEFFRELIDLSEKSMNQMFTKTYGRLFTQNALVFQELFVELRRYYSGGSVSLSEVLSDFWSRLVERVFSLVNPQYQFSEDYLECVSKHAEQLQPFGDVPRKLRVQVSRAFIAARALSQGLATGRDIVNKATKLTADSECVRGLMRQWYCPLCRGMPALRPCHSLCLNVMKGCLANQADLDTEWNNFIDALYQVSEKLEGPFNMELAADSISVKVSEAIMHMQENSVSISTKVFQGCGNPRPTPGRSKRSPKESGGNRRPFRTYSPEEKPTTAAGTNLDRLVTELKERLRPMRGFWVSLPHTICNDEKMAADVTNEDRCWNGQTRGRYLPDVTGDGLVSQINNPEVEVDIARPDVRTRQLIMELRVVTNKLRNAQSGQDMDFMDSEEGSGSGGAYHGERYNDDWPGYGPYSPPYNKPPRNPATSPAKPPRVRERNGSKWNRNNSHGRVRSAASQLAFSLLPLLSLPFMATVAPMWR is encoded by the exons ATGGATACCCGGCAATCTTTCCCCAGATACCcgctgctggtgctgctctgCACGGTCTGTGCACTATCGGGGACCCGGAGCCCCGTGGCTGCTGCTGGGAAGAGCTGCGCCGACACCCGGCAGGTGTACGCGGAGAAGGGGTACAGCACAGGCACCGCACCGCTGACTCAAATCTCCG GTGAGCACCTGCGGCTCTGCCCTCAGGACTACACCTGCTGCTCCAGTCAGATGGAGGAGACGCTGGCCCTCCAGAGCGAGAGGGACTTCCTCAAAGCTGTGGAAGAGAACAGCCAGTTCCTTCTGACTACTTTCACCCAGAGGCACCGCAGGTTTGATG agttCTTCAGAGAGCTTATAGACTTATCAGAGAAGTCTATGAACCAGATGTTTACCAAGACCTACGGCCGGCTCTTCACCCAGAATGCACTCGTCTTCCAGGAGCTGTTTGTGGAGCTGCGCAGATATTATTCGG GGGGCAGTGTAAGTCTGTCAGAGGTTCTGTCAGACTTCTGGTCCAGACTGGTGGAGCGAGTCTTCTCTCTGGTTAACCCCCAGTACCAGTTTAGTGAGGACTACCTGGAGTGTGTCAGCAAACACGCCGAGCAGCTGCAGCCGTTTGGGGATGTGCCGCGCAAACTGCGTGTTCAA GTGTCGAGGGCTTTCATTGCCGCCCGAGCACTGTCTCAGGGCTTGGCCACTGGTCGGGATATTGTTAACAAAGCAACAAAG tTGACTGCAGACTCAGAGTGCGTGCGTGGGCTGATGCGTCAGTGGTACTGCCCTCTGTGTCGAGGCATGCCCGCCCTGCGGCCCTGCCACTCCCTGTGCCTTAACGTGATGAAGGGCTGCTTAGCCAATCAGGCCGACCTGGACACCGAATGGAACAATTTCATTG ATGCCCTGTACCAGGTTTCAGAGAAGTTGGAGGGGCCGTTCAACATGGAGCTTGCAGCCGACTCCATCTCTGTGAAAGTGTCGGAAGCCATCATGCACATGCAAGAAAACAGTGTCAGCATCTCCACTAAG GTGTTCCAAGGTTGTGGAAACCCCAGGCCAACTCCAGGACGGTCCAAACGCTCACCCAAAGAGTCAGGGGGCAACAGGAGGCCCTTCCGCACCTACAGCCCTGAGGAGAAGCCCACCACTGCTGCAGGCACTAACCTGGACCGACTG GTTACCGAGCTGAAGGAGCGACTGAGGCCCATGCGTGGCTTCTGGGTGTCCCTCCCACACACCATCTGCAACGATGAGAAGATGGCTGCCGACGTCACTAATGAGGACCGCTGCTGGAACGGGCAGACCCGGGGGAG GTACCTCCCGGATGTGACTGGCGATGGGCTGGTCAGCCAGATCAACAACCCTGAGGTGGAAGTGGACATTGCCAGGCCAGATGTGAGGACCAGACAGCTGATCATGGAGCTGAGGGTGGTAACCAACAAGCTGAGAAACGCTCAGAGCGGACAGGACATGGACTTCATGGACA GTGAGGAGGGCAGTGGCTCAGGGGGTGCGTATCACGGTGAAAGGTACAATGATGATTGGCCAGGTTATGGGCCTTACTCTCCCCCTTACAACAAACCCCCTCGTAACCCCGCCACCAGCCCCGCAAAGCCGCCTCGAGTCAGAGAAAGAAACGGGTCCAAGTGGAACAGGAACAACAGCCACGGCCGGGTCCGATCTGCAGCCAGCCAGCTGGCTTTCTCCCTGCTTCCTTTGTTGTCTTTGCCTTTCATGGCCACTGTTGCCCCCATGTGGAGATAG
- the LOC121611949 gene encoding uncharacterized protein LOC121611949 — protein sequence MIGRLAAFILLSTLCLSQTTNVPHQIALTVAELGDNLTLTCPVPNDNSGFFYWYKLKFGYMVQTVAGGTLPKISLQGQFNNARFTLTKMNDMYVLNILNVSKGDEATYFCQGGTVYVLEFMNGTVLAVNDHKNQQKSVYVKQSPETESVQPGGSMTLQCSVLSRDKENRVQCPGEHSVYWFRSASGESQPSIIYTHSSDEEEERSCVYSLSQTVRDSSDTGTYYCAVVTCGRILFGEGTKVDTRQELCPLAIVFGTLLACCVIVIVALMTNQKPICGHCRGEHAERDRSAEDQPNNLDGEEALNYVALDFSRKRERWMNSRELPQECTYSGMRDGQ from the exons ATGATCGGAAGACTGGCTGCTTTCATTCTTCTCAGTACATTGTGCTTGT CTCAAACTACAAACGTTCCTCACCAGATCGCTTTGACTGTGGCTGAACTGGGTGATAATTTGACTCTGACATGTCCGGTCCCTAATGATAACAGTGGGTTCTTTTACTGGTATAAGCTGAAGTTTGGATATATGGTCCAAactgttgcaggaggaactCTTCCTAAAATATCGCTTCAAGGACAATTTAACAACGCGAGATTCACACTGACAAAGATGAACGATATGTATGTTCTTAACATCCTAAATGTTAGCAAAGGAGACGAAGCGACATACTTCTGTCAAGGAGGAACAGTATATGTACTGGAATTTATGAACGGCACCGTTTTGGCTGTGAATG ATCATAAAAATCAGCAGAAGTCGGTCTACGTGAAGCAAAGTCCGGAGACCGAGTCGGTCCAGCCGGGCGGCTCAATGACTCTCCAGTGTTCAGTTCTCTCCAgggacaaagaaaacagagtcCAGTGTCCAGGTGAACACAGCGTGTACTGGTTCAGATCTGCATCAGGAGAATCTCAGCCAAGCATCATTTACACTCACAGcagcgatgaagaggaggagaggagctgcgTCTACAGTCTGTCCCAAACTGTACGAGACTCCTCTGATACTGGGACTTACTACTGTGCTGTGGTCACATGTGGACGGATCCTGTTTGGTGAAGGAACTAAAGTGGACACAA GACAAGAGCTGTGCCCACTTGCCATTGTTTTTGGGACCCTGCTGGCCTGCTGCGTGATTGTGATTGTTGCTCTAATGACAAATCAAAAGCCAATTTGTGGACATTGCAGAG GAGAACACGCTGAACGTGACAGATCGGCTGAGGATCAACCAAATAACCTG GATGGTGAAGAAGCACTGAACTATGTAGCGCTGGATTTCTCACGAAAGCGAGAGAGATGGATGAATAGCAGGGAGTTACCACAGGAGTGCACGTACTCTGGCATGAGAGACGGTCAATGA
- the LOC121611948 gene encoding uncharacterized protein LOC121611948 — translation MILLWVTLLALHRGHAHVPVTTVQLGEPVTFTCPLPNTQVSHRKLHWYKQSAGDTLKVIVTLKKPASTQYAPGFSESRLKVNYENNFSNLTILRTIQEDEGMYHCEVTEWTAATVWSGTYLLLKGNTQRTSNLSVVQWWTGAHPVREGDSVTLQCSVFSHDMTRPGDHHVFWFRVGSNKSHPNVVYAHGKNECDRRSGAQKSCVYRLSKNISSSDAGTYYCAVATCGEILFGDGTKLTIEQTASSVFIVLVIVIACLVISLIGNIVLICYRTPRPRCESKGTKSAPLQARHDSLRQPVDDITEGGDDLNYAALHLSGRRASREKRREPEAEESLYAQVKCRV, via the exons ATGATCCTGTTGTGGGTTACACTGCTTGCTCTTCATCGAGGAC ATGCACATGTTCCAGTGACCACAGTTCAACTTGGTGAACCTGTAACCTTCACATGCCCTCTGCCTAATACTCAGGTCAGCCATAGAAAACTCCACTGGTACAAGCAGAGTGCAGGAGACACTCTGAAAGTAATTGTGACACTGAAGAAACCTGCCTCGACTCAGTACGCACCAGGTTTTTCTGAATCAAGATTGAAGGTAAACTATGAAAACAATTTTAGCAACTTGACCATTCTGAGGACAATCCAAGAAGATGAGGGAATGTATCACTGTGAAGTAACGGAGTGGACTGCGGCGACGGTATGGAGTGGGACATATTTGTTACTAAAAG GAAACACTCAGAGGACATCAAACCTAAGTGTTGTTCAGTGGTGGACAGGAGCTCATCCAGTCCGTGAAGGAGACTCAGTGACTCTGCAGTGTTCGGTCTTCTCTCACGACATGACGCGTCCAGGAGATCACCATGTGTTCTGGTTCAGAGTCGGATCGAACAAATCTCATCCAAACGTTGTCTACGCTCATGGAAAGAATGAATGTGACAGGAGATCTGGCGCTCAGAAGAGTTGTGTTTATCGCCTCTCTAAGAACATCAGCTCCTCTGATGCTGGGACTTACTACTGTGCTGTGGCCACATGTGGGGAGATATTATTTGGAGATGGAACCAAACTGACAATCG AGCAAACAGCAAGCTCTGTGTTTATTGTCCTGGTGATAGTAATCGCCTGCTTGGTCATTTCTTTGATTGGAAATATTGTTTTGATCTGTTACCGAACTCCAAGACCAAGATGTGAATCTAAAG GAACAAAAAGTGCCCCTTTGCAAGCAAGACATGACAGCTTAAGACAACCAGTAGATGATATT ACTGAAGGTGGAGATGATCTGAACTACGCTGCGCTGCATTTGTCTGGAAGGAGAgcaagcagagagaagaggagagagccgGAGGCTGAAGAAAGCCTGTACGCTCAGGTTAAATGCCGagtttga
- the LOC121611854 gene encoding uncharacterized protein LOC121611854 isoform X2, translating into MLILFYSLLMLGIGRCTDQIFETKTAVVGSHVKLTCTHKNLGGLFWIRLVSGELPVFLRRSFSSAGVDPHFTAKEEPEGFVLRIKEAQLSDTAVYYCMKIQQDLTFLKGVDLRVKGTEPDTTADPLSDPVTPRDSVSPHHPVLSDPETKTRPREQTVCCVGSGSNQSHPTFTCTPGNSVEEHETNPEGLPEKKCTFSFFKNGSSSDAGTYYFAGTTCEEIFCGNRSKPDNGVNMWDTPLLSVLCAALAISLIVIAYLVYSIKKLKTKSCDCCYAAVALATDAATVDHQSQQVIYIQKRCSRGSYQLVFLSNCVNVVICRLITFLCIFPQTDEDSLVYSAPTFSGRKAKTRDAKLEKEESIYADVRARHHSLNTGSAT; encoded by the exons GATGCACAGATCAGATCTTTGAGACAAAGACTGCGGTTGTTGGATCTCATGTGAAGCTGACATGTACCCACAAGAATTTGGGAGGCTTGTTTTGGATCAGACTTGTTTCTGGAGAACTTCCTGTATTCTTACGACGAAGCTTTAGCTCTGCTGGTGTCGATCCTCACTTTACAGCCAAAGAAGAGCCGGAAGGATTTGTTCTGCGTATTAAAGAAGCACAGCTAAGTGATACTGCAGTTTACTACTGTATGAAAATACAACAAGACCTGACATTTTTGAAAGGAGTAGACCTGAGAGTTAAAG GAACCGAACCTGATACGACCGCAGACCCTTTATCTGATCCAGTCACTCCACGAGACTCAGTGTCTCCTCATCATCCAGTCCTCTCTGACCCTGAGACCAAAACCCGTCCAAGAGAGcaaactgtgtgctgtgttggaTCTGGATCAAATCAGTCTCACCCAACTTTTACTTGCACTCCAGGAAACAGTGTTGAAGAGCATGAAACGAACCCAGAAGGACTGCCAGAGAAGAAATGTACCTTCAGCTTCTTCAAGAACGGCAGCTCCTCTGATGCTGGGACTTATTACTTTGCTGGGACTACGTGTGAGGAGATATTTTGTGGAAACAGATCAAAACCCGACAATGGAG TGAACATGTGGGACACTCCACTTCTCTCTGTGCTATGTGCTGCTTTGGCCATAAGTCTAATTGTTATAGCCTATCTCGTTTATTCAATCAAGAAACTCAAGACAAAATCTTGCGATTGTTGCTACG CTGCTGTTGCTCTGGCGACAGATGCTGCAACAGttgatcaccaaagtcagcaggtaATTTATATACAGAAAAGATGCAGCCGGGGAAGTTATCAGCTTGTTTTTCTATCAAATTGTGTAAATGTTGTCATCTGCCGTCTGATAACATTTCTCTGTATATTTCCTCAGACAGATGAGGACTCATTGGTTTATTCAGCACCAACCTTCAGCGGTAGGAAAGCAAAGACAAGGGATGCAAAACTGGAGAAGGAAGAGAGTATCTATGCTGATGTCAGGGCTAGACATCACAGTCTAAACACTGGATCTGCTACTTGA
- the LOC121611854 gene encoding uncharacterized protein LOC121611854 isoform X3 — MLILFYSLLMLGIGRCTDQIFETKTAVVGSHVKLTCTHKNLGGLFWIRLVSGELPVFLRRSFSSAGVDPHFTAKEEPEGFVLRIKEAQLSDTAVYYCMKIQQDLTFLKGVDLRVKGTEPDTTADPLSDPVTPRDSVSPHHPVLSDPETKTRPREQTVCCVGSGSNQSHPTFTCTPGNSVEEHETNPEGLPEKKCTFSFFKNGSSSDAGTYYFAGTTCEEIFCGNRSKPDNGAVNMWDTPLLSVLCAALAISLIVIAYLVYSIKKLKTKSCDCCYAAVALATDAATVDHQSQQTDEDSLVYSAPTFSGRKAKTRDAKLEKEESIYADVRARHHSLNTGSAT; from the exons GATGCACAGATCAGATCTTTGAGACAAAGACTGCGGTTGTTGGATCTCATGTGAAGCTGACATGTACCCACAAGAATTTGGGAGGCTTGTTTTGGATCAGACTTGTTTCTGGAGAACTTCCTGTATTCTTACGACGAAGCTTTAGCTCTGCTGGTGTCGATCCTCACTTTACAGCCAAAGAAGAGCCGGAAGGATTTGTTCTGCGTATTAAAGAAGCACAGCTAAGTGATACTGCAGTTTACTACTGTATGAAAATACAACAAGACCTGACATTTTTGAAAGGAGTAGACCTGAGAGTTAAAG GAACCGAACCTGATACGACCGCAGACCCTTTATCTGATCCAGTCACTCCACGAGACTCAGTGTCTCCTCATCATCCAGTCCTCTCTGACCCTGAGACCAAAACCCGTCCAAGAGAGcaaactgtgtgctgtgttggaTCTGGATCAAATCAGTCTCACCCAACTTTTACTTGCACTCCAGGAAACAGTGTTGAAGAGCATGAAACGAACCCAGAAGGACTGCCAGAGAAGAAATGTACCTTCAGCTTCTTCAAGAACGGCAGCTCCTCTGATGCTGGGACTTATTACTTTGCTGGGACTACGTGTGAGGAGATATTTTGTGGAAACAGATCAAAACCCGACAATGGAG CAGTGAACATGTGGGACACTCCACTTCTCTCTGTGCTATGTGCTGCTTTGGCCATAAGTCTAATTGTTATAGCCTATCTCGTTTATTCAATCAAGAAACTCAAGACAAAATCTTGCGATTGTTGCTACG CTGCTGTTGCTCTGGCGACAGATGCTGCAACAGttgatcaccaaagtcagcag ACAGATGAGGACTCATTGGTTTATTCAGCACCAACCTTCAGCGGTAGGAAAGCAAAGACAAGGGATGCAAAACTGGAGAAGGAAGAGAGTATCTATGCTGATGTCAGGGCTAGACATCACAGTCTAAACACTGGATCTGCTACTTGA
- the LOC121611854 gene encoding uncharacterized protein LOC121611854 isoform X1, whose amino-acid sequence MLILFYSLLMLGIGRCTDQIFETKTAVVGSHVKLTCTHKNLGGLFWIRLVSGELPVFLRRSFSSAGVDPHFTAKEEPEGFVLRIKEAQLSDTAVYYCMKIQQDLTFLKGVDLRVKGTEPDTTADPLSDPVTPRDSVSPHHPVLSDPETKTRPREQTVCCVGSGSNQSHPTFTCTPGNSVEEHETNPEGLPEKKCTFSFFKNGSSSDAGTYYFAGTTCEEIFCGNRSKPDNGAVNMWDTPLLSVLCAALAISLIVIAYLVYSIKKLKTKSCDCCYAAVALATDAATVDHQSQQVIYIQKRCSRGSYQLVFLSNCVNVVICRLITFLCIFPQTDEDSLVYSAPTFSGRKAKTRDAKLEKEESIYADVRARHHSLNTGSAT is encoded by the exons GATGCACAGATCAGATCTTTGAGACAAAGACTGCGGTTGTTGGATCTCATGTGAAGCTGACATGTACCCACAAGAATTTGGGAGGCTTGTTTTGGATCAGACTTGTTTCTGGAGAACTTCCTGTATTCTTACGACGAAGCTTTAGCTCTGCTGGTGTCGATCCTCACTTTACAGCCAAAGAAGAGCCGGAAGGATTTGTTCTGCGTATTAAAGAAGCACAGCTAAGTGATACTGCAGTTTACTACTGTATGAAAATACAACAAGACCTGACATTTTTGAAAGGAGTAGACCTGAGAGTTAAAG GAACCGAACCTGATACGACCGCAGACCCTTTATCTGATCCAGTCACTCCACGAGACTCAGTGTCTCCTCATCATCCAGTCCTCTCTGACCCTGAGACCAAAACCCGTCCAAGAGAGcaaactgtgtgctgtgttggaTCTGGATCAAATCAGTCTCACCCAACTTTTACTTGCACTCCAGGAAACAGTGTTGAAGAGCATGAAACGAACCCAGAAGGACTGCCAGAGAAGAAATGTACCTTCAGCTTCTTCAAGAACGGCAGCTCCTCTGATGCTGGGACTTATTACTTTGCTGGGACTACGTGTGAGGAGATATTTTGTGGAAACAGATCAAAACCCGACAATGGAG CAGTGAACATGTGGGACACTCCACTTCTCTCTGTGCTATGTGCTGCTTTGGCCATAAGTCTAATTGTTATAGCCTATCTCGTTTATTCAATCAAGAAACTCAAGACAAAATCTTGCGATTGTTGCTACG CTGCTGTTGCTCTGGCGACAGATGCTGCAACAGttgatcaccaaagtcagcaggtaATTTATATACAGAAAAGATGCAGCCGGGGAAGTTATCAGCTTGTTTTTCTATCAAATTGTGTAAATGTTGTCATCTGCCGTCTGATAACATTTCTCTGTATATTTCCTCAGACAGATGAGGACTCATTGGTTTATTCAGCACCAACCTTCAGCGGTAGGAAAGCAAAGACAAGGGATGCAAAACTGGAGAAGGAAGAGAGTATCTATGCTGATGTCAGGGCTAGACATCACAGTCTAAACACTGGATCTGCTACTTGA